CGTATTCTACATTTTACTTGTAGTACTTCCCCTGTCATCCCGGTCCTTTTTAGGACTTCAATGACTTCTGCAGGGGTTGCTTCTTCCAATATTATGGAGCCGGGTGCGCCATCCGGGCGACCTTTTCCAGGTGGGAGAGGAGGTGGAAGTGCTGGTGCTGTCGGTGGACATGCCGGCGCGCCGGCTGGCCCTCAGCGTCAAACAGCTCCTGCCCGACCCATGGCAGGAGGTTGGCCGGCGCTATCAGATCGGGCAGATGGTGCGGGGCATCGTCACCAGTGTGACCGATTTCGGCGCCTTTGTGGAGATCGAGAAGGGCATCGAAGGGCTGATTCATGTTTCGGAGCTGGCAGAAGGCGCCATCCTCCATCCTCGCAGTGTCATCTGGGAGGGGAAAGAGGTCTGGGCGCGCATTGTCTCCCTCGACCCGGCCAACCACCGCATGGGGCTGAGCATGCGCCAGATCAGTGGTGGGGAGACCGCCGGCTCCTGGGCCGGCATCCCATCCGACAGGACCTGAACAGAGAAGGCGGCTGGTAATGTCCTGGCGTCCGAGCTTGTCCCAGTGGGAACGATACCTCGTTGAGATTGTCCAACTCACACTGGATTTCGTCGCCCATTTCTGGCGGGAACTGGCCGGCCTGGGACTGCTGGCAATGGGCCTGGTCACGGCTGTCAGCCTGCTGTTCACCTCTGGGCCACTCGCCGGCTGGCACCTTGTGACGGCGCGCCTCCTCGGATGGGGCCTCTATCCGGCCTGTGTCCTGCTGGGCATCGCCGGCGCACTGCTGATGTTCTCCCGCTGGCTGGACCCGTTCCCGCTCCGCAAGCTCCAGATGCTGGGCATGGAGATCTGCTTCTTTGCCGGCCTGGGCCTGCTGCACCTCCTGGCCTCGAGGGAGGATATGGCCCGCGCTGCGGCGC
Above is a genomic segment from Anaerolineae bacterium containing:
- the rps28e gene encoding 30S ribosomal protein S28e (the function of S28E in the ribosome is unknown but the structure shows a variants OB-fold that is found in nucleic acid-binding proteins) gives rise to the protein MEEATPAEVIEVLKRTGMTGEVLQVKCRIR
- a CDS encoding S1 RNA-binding domain-containing protein — protein: MRHPGDLFQVGEEVEVLVLSVDMPARRLALSVKQLLPDPWQEVGRRYQIGQMVRGIVTSVTDFGAFVEIEKGIEGLIHVSELAEGAILHPRSVIWEGKEVWARIVSLDPANHRMGLSMRQISGGETAGSWAGIPSDRT